The DNA window GTTCTGCCAGTAGTACACGTTGTTGGGCTGCGTCGCGTCGTAAGTGCTTTGGTAGGTAACACCGTAGAAGGTGGCTGCCAGCGCCATGTCTTCACCGCGTACATCGCCCTGTTCGAGGTGGGCGGCTCCGAACGAGTAACCGCGTACGGCACCACCCGCGTAAAAGCCCGACTGACCACCGTCATACACGCCCGCAACGGCGAGGGCGATACGTTCGGGAGTTTGAAAGGCGGTCGTTTCAGAAAGAGCCGTCTGGGGCTCCAGATCGGTCACGTTGCAGGAAGACATCAGTAGTGAGCCCCCCAACGCGAAGTATATATATGATTTTTTGAACGTCATGAATGTGCGAGTTTACAGGCCAAGGCTCAGACCGAAGGTGATCACCCGCAGTTGCGGGTTGGTGTTGTAATCGACACCAAACTGACTGTTTTCGTTGTCGACACCTACGTTGGCATTGATTTCGGGATCAAGTCCCTTGTATTTCGTGAAGGTGAACGCGTTCTGCACCTGTGCATAAACCCGCAGGCTGTTGATCGGGAATGCACCGCGGCCCAGCAGGCCCTTCGGCAGGGTGTAGCCAACCACAATGTTCTGGATACGTACAAAATCGCCCTTTTCCACAAACCGGCTGATGGCGTTACCCGTCTGGTTGGCCTGCGCCGTACGCGACAGATACAGGCGGGGTACGTCGGTGACGTCGCCCTCACGCTGCCAGCGGTTCAGAATTTCGCGGCCGTTGTTGTTGAAATCTTGGTTCAGCAGGGTTTCCTGACGCGTCACGTTCATGATCTTGTTGCCGCCCGAATAGCGTACAAACACTTGCAGGTCGAAACCGCCGTAGCTGAACGAGTTCGTTACACCACCGTAATAGGTTGGGTTCGTGTTGCCCAGAATCTTCCGGTCGGTAGTGGCATTAAGGGTGGCAGACTGCGCCACCGACGAAGGGCTGTTGGGGTCGTATACGGCGTAGTTGCCCGACGACAGGATGCGCTGTACGATAGACCCATCTGCTTTGTAGTACATCGGGTTACCGTTCGACGAGTTTACACCGGCGTACTCATACCCGTAAATTGAGCCGACAGCGTAGCCAACCCGGTTGATGTTGTACGTGTAGATGATGTCCTGATCGACGCCTTCGTTGTTTTTGTTGAGGGCTTCGATTTTGTTGTTCAGCGTCGTGAAGTTGGCACTGACATTCCAGCGGAAACCACCTTTGTTGATCGCGTCGACGGTAACGGCTGCTTCAAAACCCTGGTTGTACATCGCCCCGACGTTCCGGTTGATCGAGTTGTTGGGAATACCCAGCGAGCTTGGCGTTGGTGCCGCCAGAATCAGCCCGTCGATGTTGTTGCGGAAGAAGTCGAAGCTGGCCGTGATTCGGTTACTGAGGAAGCCCAGATCCAAACCGATGTCGATTTTCTTGCTTCGCTCCCAGCGCAGATCGAGGTTGCCCGCCTGCCCAAAACCGATACCGTTCTGGGAGCCGTACTGCGCGGCCGAGAAGGTGCCAACGTATGGGAAGCTACCAATTTCCGTGTTACCCACTTCGGCGTAGCTGGCCCGGATTTTCAGGTCGTTCATGACCCGCGCAAGGCTGGAATTTTTGTAGAAATCTTCCTGTGCAATGCGGTAACCGAGTGATCCACCAATGAACGTACCCCGGCGGTTGGCCAGCGGCAGCGACGACAGACCATCGTTACGGGCGCTGAACGAAGCCAGATACTTATCGCGGTAGCTGTACTGGAGTCGACCGAAGTACGAGTCGAAGCCTGACGGTACGAACGTACCGCTCGACAACTGCGTCGCGTAGTTACCGGTAATCAGGCCGTTCTGGAGGAAAAAGCGGTCCGAAAAGTTCTGACCACCGGCGGTGAACGACGAAGTTGTGGTTTTCTGATATTCGGTACCCAGCGTCAGGCCGATGTTATGACCACCGAAATCGCGGTCGAAGTTCAGGACGTTCTGAACGTTCCAGCGAATCACCTCACGCGACGTCTGACTGACGATACCGTTCGAGCCACGACCGTCACCATGACGGGGGTCGTAGGAGAGCAGTGTGCGAACATCGGTGTAGTCGGCACCCACCTGCGAGCGCAGGCTTAGCCCCGAAAACGGCGTGATGTTAACGAAAGCCGTTGGCAGAATCCGCGTGGTCGTTGCGCCAAGCTTGTTGTTGTCGATAACGAACCGGATGTTGGTGTAGTTGTTATCGATGTTGCGGCTGTTGGCACCCGAACCCAGAATGGCCCCATCGGGCGAAATGTTGTAGCCGGTTGGGTTGCTGGCATCGTATACCGGAACGTTAGGCAGCAGCCGCGCAGCCGCCGTGATATTACCCGACAGGGCGTTCGTACCGGTGTTCAGACCGTTGTTGATCGTACGGGCTACCTGTACTTTCGCGCCAACCGACAAAAACTTGTTGAAGCTGTGGTCGATGTTGCTCAGGAACGAGAAACGCGTCTGATCGTTGGGCCGGATCGCTCCGACCTGCTTGTTAAAACCAACCGACGTATAGTAGTTGGTCCGCTCACCACCCCCGGCAATACTCAAGTTGTAGTTGCTCGACGTACCCTGCCGGAAAATCTGGTTTTGCCAGTCGGTATTCGTGTTGTTAGCGTCCAGTGCGGCAATCGTTTGCCCACCAGCGTTCGCGCTTTTCTCATTTGAAATCTGAACGAACTCCTGCGCGTTCAGCAGATCGAAACGCGTGATCGGGTTCGTAACGCCACCCTGCACATCGAGGTTTACGCGAACACCGCTGTTTTTACGGCCTTTTTTGGTCGTAATCAGGATAACGCCGTTGGCAGCCCGCGAGCCGTAAATAGCCGTTGCCGCACCGTCTTTCAGCACGTCATATGACTCAATGTCCTGCGGGTTGATGTCGCCCAGCGGGTTGGTGGGCGTAGTACCGCTCTGGTTGCCCGTGATAAGCGGAACCCCATCGACAACGATCAATGGACTGGCACCCGACGAGATCGAGTTGATCCCCCGAATCCGGATAACGGGTGCCTGACCCAGAATACCCGATGGCGTCGACACCTGCACACCCGCTGCCCGACCGGCCAGCTGCTGATCGAAACTTGGTGTAGCCAGATTCGCGATAGCGTCACCCTTCACTTCGGAAATCGACGACGTGACGCGTTGCCGCTGCTGTGTACCGTAGCCAATAACGACGACTTCACTTAGCTGCTGCGAATCGCCAACGAGCGAAACATTGATCACCGACCGATTATCGACGGCTGCTTCCTGCGTAACGTAACCGATAAAACTAAAGACAAGTGTGTTGGCTGACGTAGCGGTCAGTCGGTAATTACCATTGGCGTCGGTCGTTGTGCCTCGATTGGCTCCCCGTACCTGGACAGTTACGCCCGGTAGCCCGGAACCATCATCTGATGAAGTGACTCGGCCGCTGATCGTGCCGTCCTGCGCCACTGCCGATAGGCAGAACAGGAAAGTCAATAACCAGCTTCCTAATAAAATTTTGTTCATGAGGTGACTGTGGTTTTAAAAAGTAGCTTAAGCCCCAATTGGGGCAACAAATATATCATTAATTCAGATTTAATAAGTTTTTCTATAGAGTAATTATGTTGTTCATTCGCGGGAAGTCTGTAAAAAACAAAACCCTCTGACCATTGATAGTCAGAGGGTTTGCAGATAATCGTTTTGTTGACGAGTCGTTCAGGCGATCTTATTGCCGAATCGAGTAGCCAATTCGCTTGTAATTCTGACTGGCCTGATAGTCAGTGCTGGTGCTATCGATAACCAGTACCAGGACACCCGAAGCAGCGGTAGAACTGCTGGCTCTGGCAACGGAAACGGTCATGTTTACGGTACTCGACATGGGCGGGAACACAACCGTTCCACCGTTCGACAGAGTATAGCTCGATGCCGACGCCGTTGTTGCTGTCGGATCCGGGGCAACACGTACGGTCAGTTCGTTAGCCCGCTGGCGACCAACCAGATTAAGCTGGGCCGTAATCGTTGCGCCAGCGGTGGTGCTGTTGGGCGCTGTAAGAAGCGGATACGTCCGGCCAACACTGGTAGCGTTGACAACGGCTGGCTGAAACTCGACCAGTGTTTTATCGTCGAATACTTTATCCAGGTTATTATTACAGGCATACATACCGACTAGTGCGAGGGCAGTTGCCAGAAAAGCTGCTATTTTTTTCATCAATCAAATGTGTTTGAATGGCTCAACGGAGATTACTCCCGTTGAGCCAGTTAATTAGTAGCCGAAGTTTTGTACGATGTTCCGGTTCGTCGATAGTTCGTTAACCGGAATAGGAGCCAGTATGCGGTTGTCCGTGTAAGCCAGGCCACCACCCTGCGCGGTTGCCTTCACTACGTTCTGTCCCGTGCGCTTCAGGTCAAACCAGCGGTGCCCTTCAAAGCCATACTCCAAGCGCTCCTGCCGGTAGATTTCCGTCAGGATAGCCGAGCCCGTCAGGGTAGCCGCTGTCAGGCCGCACCGTTGGCGGATCACGTTCAGGTCGGTCAGCGCGTCAGTCGTGTTGCCCAGATTGTAGTTAGCCTCGGCCCGGTTCAGATACAGTTCTGATACCCGGATAACTGGTACATTGTCCAGGTTGATCGTTCCATTTTTGCCCAGAAACTTGGTGCATTCGATGAATGCCGTTCCCCGGCCTATGGTGCCCAGTTCGTATAGTTGCCGACGAATATCGAGTACGGCACCCGTCGAGCTTTTC is part of the Spirosoma rhododendri genome and encodes:
- a CDS encoding SusC/RagA family TonB-linked outer membrane protein gives rise to the protein MNKILLGSWLLTFLFCLSAVAQDGTISGRVTSSDDGSGLPGVTVQVRGANRGTTTDANGNYRLTATSANTLVFSFIGYVTQEAAVDNRSVINVSLVGDSQQLSEVVVIGYGTQQRQRVTSSISEVKGDAIANLATPSFDQQLAGRAAGVQVSTPSGILGQAPVIRIRGINSISSGASPLIVVDGVPLITGNQSGTTPTNPLGDINPQDIESYDVLKDGAATAIYGSRAANGVILITTKKGRKNSGVRVNLDVQGGVTNPITRFDLLNAQEFVQISNEKSANAGGQTIAALDANNTNTDWQNQIFRQGTSSNYNLSIAGGGERTNYYTSVGFNKQVGAIRPNDQTRFSFLSNIDHSFNKFLSVGAKVQVARTINNGLNTGTNALSGNITAAARLLPNVPVYDASNPTGYNISPDGAILGSGANSRNIDNNYTNIRFVIDNNKLGATTTRILPTAFVNITPFSGLSLRSQVGADYTDVRTLLSYDPRHGDGRGSNGIVSQTSREVIRWNVQNVLNFDRDFGGHNIGLTLGTEYQKTTTSSFTAGGQNFSDRFFLQNGLITGNYATQLSSGTFVPSGFDSYFGRLQYSYRDKYLASFSARNDGLSSLPLANRRGTFIGGSLGYRIAQEDFYKNSSLARVMNDLKIRASYAEVGNTEIGSFPYVGTFSAAQYGSQNGIGFGQAGNLDLRWERSKKIDIGLDLGFLSNRITASFDFFRNNIDGLILAAPTPSSLGIPNNSINRNVGAMYNQGFEAAVTVDAINKGGFRWNVSANFTTLNNKIEALNKNNEGVDQDIIYTYNINRVGYAVGSIYGYEYAGVNSSNGNPMYYKADGSIVQRILSSGNYAVYDPNSPSSVAQSATLNATTDRKILGNTNPTYYGGVTNSFSYGGFDLQVFVRYSGGNKIMNVTRQETLLNQDFNNNGREILNRWQREGDVTDVPRLYLSRTAQANQTGNAISRFVEKGDFVRIQNIVVGYTLPKGLLGRGAFPINSLRVYAQVQNAFTFTKYKGLDPEINANVGVDNENSQFGVDYNTNPQLRVITFGLSLGL